One genomic window of Aquisalimonas sp. 2447 includes the following:
- the sdhA gene encoding succinate dehydrogenase flavoprotein subunit — protein sequence MSSYEIIDHTYDVVVVGAGGAGLRATFGMANQGLKTACVTKVFPTRSHTVAAQGGVSAALGNMGEDDWRWHMYDTVKGSDWLGDQDAIEYMCREAIPSIIELEHYGVPFSRTDEGKIYQRPFGGMTTHYGEGRAQRTCAAADRTGHAILHTLYQQALKYEAEFFIEYFALDLIMDEDGACRGVIALNMHDGTIHRFRSHQTVLATGGYGRSYFSCTSAHTCTGDGMGMVLRAGLPLQDMEFVQFHPTGVYGAGCLITEGVRGEGGYLTNSDGERFMERYAPNAKDLASRDVVSRSMTIEIQEGRGVGPNKDHINLHLEHLGPEVINERLPGIAETARIFAGVDVTKAPIPVLPTVHYNMGGVPTNYKGEVVTLRDGDPDAVVPGLMAIGEAACVSVHGANRLGSNSLLDLVVFGRAAGLRAKELVAEQGDNHRPLPADSADFALERLDRLRNANGSRPTAEVRAEMQDVMQNYAAVFRTGETLGTGCKKLEDVFASFEDVRVTDRSLIWNSDLIETLELDNLLGCSVTTIQGARNRTESRGAHAREDYTERDDDNWMKHTLAWMDPKGNTTIDYRPVHLNTLTDEVEPFPPKARVY from the coding sequence ATGTCCAGCTACGAAATCATCGATCATACCTACGATGTCGTTGTCGTCGGCGCCGGTGGTGCCGGGCTGCGCGCTACCTTCGGCATGGCCAATCAGGGCCTGAAGACGGCCTGCGTCACCAAGGTCTTTCCCACCCGCAGCCATACCGTGGCGGCGCAGGGCGGTGTCTCCGCCGCCCTGGGCAACATGGGCGAAGACGACTGGCGCTGGCACATGTACGACACCGTCAAGGGCTCGGACTGGCTGGGTGACCAGGACGCCATCGAGTACATGTGCCGCGAGGCGATTCCATCCATCATCGAGCTGGAACACTACGGCGTGCCGTTCTCGCGCACCGACGAGGGCAAGATCTATCAGCGGCCGTTCGGCGGCATGACCACCCACTACGGCGAAGGGCGCGCCCAGCGCACCTGCGCCGCCGCCGACCGCACCGGTCACGCCATTCTGCATACGCTGTATCAGCAGGCGCTGAAATACGAGGCGGAGTTCTTCATCGAGTACTTCGCCCTGGACCTGATCATGGATGAGGACGGCGCCTGCCGCGGCGTGATCGCCCTGAACATGCATGACGGCACCATCCACCGGTTCCGTTCGCACCAGACGGTGCTGGCCACCGGCGGGTACGGGCGCTCGTACTTCTCCTGCACCTCGGCGCATACCTGCACCGGGGACGGCATGGGCATGGTGCTGCGCGCCGGTCTGCCGCTGCAGGACATGGAGTTCGTGCAGTTCCACCCCACCGGCGTCTACGGCGCCGGCTGCCTGATCACCGAAGGCGTGCGCGGCGAGGGCGGCTACCTGACCAACTCCGACGGCGAACGCTTCATGGAGCGCTACGCGCCCAACGCCAAGGATCTGGCGTCCCGGGACGTGGTCAGCCGCTCCATGACCATCGAGATCCAGGAAGGGCGGGGGGTCGGTCCCAACAAGGACCATATCAACCTGCACCTGGAACACCTGGGCCCGGAGGTGATCAACGAGCGCCTGCCCGGCATCGCCGAGACGGCGCGGATTTTCGCCGGCGTGGACGTCACCAAGGCGCCGATCCCGGTGCTGCCGACGGTGCACTACAACATGGGCGGGGTACCCACCAACTACAAGGGCGAGGTGGTAACGCTCAGGGACGGCGACCCGGATGCCGTCGTGCCCGGCCTGATGGCCATCGGCGAGGCAGCCTGCGTGTCCGTCCACGGCGCCAACCGTCTTGGCTCCAACTCGCTCCTGGACCTGGTGGTGTTCGGTCGTGCTGCCGGGCTGCGCGCCAAGGAGCTGGTGGCAGAGCAGGGCGACAACCACCGGCCGCTGCCGGCGGATTCCGCGGACTTCGCCCTCGAGCGCCTGGACCGCCTGCGCAACGCCAACGGCTCCAGGCCCACGGCGGAAGTGCGCGCGGAGATGCAGGACGTCATGCAGAACTACGCCGCCGTGTTCCGCACCGGCGAGACTCTGGGGACAGGCTGCAAGAAGCTGGAAGACGTGTTCGCGTCCTTCGAGGATGTGCGGGTCACCGACCGTTCCCTGATCTGGAACTCCGATCTCATCGAGACCCTGGAACTGGACAATCTGCTCGGCTGCTCGGTAACCACCATCCAGGGCGCCCGCAACCGCACGGAAAGCCGTGGTGCACACGCCCGGGAAGACTACACCGAGCGGGATGATGACAACTGGATGAAGCACACACTCGCCTGGATGGATCCCAAGGGGAACACCACCATCGACTACCGTCCGGTGCACCTGAACACGCTCACCGATGAAGTTGAGCCGTTCCCGCCCAAGGCGCGGGTGTACTGA
- the sdhD gene encoding succinate dehydrogenase, hydrophobic membrane anchor protein: MNFRTAVKDAQGLGSAKDGVHHWWMQRVTAVALVVLVIWFAFSMAAHAGSGYEAMRAWIGSPFTAGVAILLLATGFYHAQLGLQVVLEDYVGNKAIEVASIIAVKFLAAILALTGILAVLSIAFGG; the protein is encoded by the coding sequence ATGAATTTCCGGACTGCAGTCAAGGATGCCCAGGGACTGGGGTCGGCGAAGGACGGCGTCCACCACTGGTGGATGCAGCGGGTGACCGCGGTGGCGCTGGTGGTGCTCGTGATCTGGTTCGCCTTCTCCATGGCCGCGCATGCCGGGTCCGGTTACGAGGCCATGCGCGCCTGGATTGGTTCGCCGTTTACCGCCGGGGTTGCGATTCTGCTGCTGGCGACGGGCTTTTACCACGCGCAGCTCGGCCTGCAGGTGGTGCTGGAGGACTACGTGGGCAACAAGGCCATTGAGGTCGCCAGCATCATCGCCGTCAAATTCCTCGCCGCGATCCTGGCCCTGACGGGCATTCTCGCGGTGCTCAGCATCGCCTTTGGAGGCTGA
- the nadB gene encoding L-aspartate oxidase, with protein sequence MNATTSDDFDVVIVGSGAAGLTLALRLPESCRVAVLSKGPLAEGSSLYAQGGISAVLDEQDSVHAHVADTLDAGAGLSDPDTARFVAARAADCIHWLIGNDVPFSRESSSEGAGDLHLHREGGHSHRRIVHAADATGRAVETTLEGMVRRRGNIHVFEHAMAVDLITTSRLGQSPRRCAGLYMLDTSTGDVRPLAARTVVLATGGASKVYLYTSNPDGATGDGIAMAWRAGCRVANLEFNQFHPTCLFHPEAKSFLLSEALRGEGARLLLPDGSRFMHRFDQRAELAPRDVVARAIDHEMKRLGVDCVYLDISHRDAAFIREHFPTIHERCLAFGFDMTRDPVPVVPAAHYTCGGVMVDHSGRTDLPGLYAIGEVSYTGLHGANRLASNSLLECLVYGTAAADDIAAALADAPPAPQLPAWDESRVSDSDEHVVVSHNWDELRRFMWDYVGIVRTDKRLQRARRRIDLLQGEIREYYGNFRVSADLLELRNLAMVAELIIGCAQNRRESRGLHYTLDYPETASESGPTVLTPSR encoded by the coding sequence GTGAACGCGACAACCTCCGACGACTTCGATGTGGTCATTGTCGGCAGCGGTGCCGCCGGCCTGACACTGGCGCTGCGCCTGCCGGAATCCTGCCGTGTGGCGGTGCTGTCCAAGGGACCTCTCGCCGAGGGCTCCAGTCTCTATGCCCAGGGCGGCATCAGCGCCGTCCTCGATGAACAGGACTCCGTTCACGCCCACGTTGCCGACACCCTGGATGCCGGTGCCGGCCTGTCGGATCCTGACACGGCGCGTTTCGTGGCCGCGCGCGCCGCCGACTGCATCCACTGGCTGATCGGTAACGATGTCCCCTTCTCCCGCGAGTCTTCCAGCGAGGGCGCCGGAGACCTCCATCTCCACCGCGAGGGGGGGCATTCGCATCGACGGATCGTGCACGCAGCGGATGCCACCGGACGTGCCGTGGAGACCACCCTGGAAGGCATGGTGCGGCGGCGCGGCAACATCCACGTCTTCGAGCACGCCATGGCCGTGGACCTGATCACCACCAGCCGTCTCGGCCAATCCCCGCGGCGCTGCGCGGGGCTGTACATGCTGGATACGTCCACTGGCGATGTGAGGCCCCTGGCCGCCCGCACCGTGGTCCTCGCCACCGGCGGCGCCAGCAAGGTCTATCTCTACACCAGCAACCCGGACGGAGCCACCGGTGACGGTATTGCCATGGCCTGGCGCGCCGGCTGCCGGGTTGCCAATCTGGAGTTCAACCAGTTCCACCCCACCTGCCTGTTCCATCCGGAGGCCAAGTCGTTCCTGCTCAGCGAGGCCCTCCGGGGTGAAGGCGCCCGTCTGTTGCTGCCCGATGGCAGCCGGTTCATGCACCGCTTCGATCAGCGCGCCGAGCTGGCACCCCGGGATGTGGTCGCCCGCGCCATTGACCACGAGATGAAACGGCTCGGGGTGGACTGCGTGTACCTGGATATTTCCCACCGCGATGCCGCCTTCATCCGGGAGCACTTCCCCACCATCCATGAGCGCTGCCTCGCGTTCGGGTTCGACATGACCCGCGATCCCGTCCCCGTCGTACCGGCGGCGCACTACACCTGCGGTGGCGTCATGGTCGACCACAGCGGCCGCACCGACCTGCCCGGCCTCTATGCCATCGGCGAGGTCTCGTACACCGGCCTGCATGGAGCCAACCGGCTGGCCAGCAACTCGCTACTGGAGTGTCTGGTCTACGGCACCGCCGCTGCCGACGACATCGCCGCTGCGCTGGCTGACGCGCCCCCGGCGCCACAGCTGCCCGCCTGGGACGAAAGCCGCGTCAGCGATTCGGATGAACATGTGGTGGTCAGTCACAACTGGGACGAGCTACGCCGCTTCATGTGGGACTATGTGGGGATCGTGCGCACGGACAAGCGCCTGCAACGGGCTCGCCGCCGCATCGACCTGCTGCAGGGGGAGATTCGCGAGTATTACGGCAACTTCCGGGTCAGCGCAGACCTGCTGGAGCTGCGCAATCTGGCCATGGTGGCGGAACTGATCATCGGCTGCGCCCAGAACCGCCGGGAGAGCCGCGGCCTCCACTACACGCTGGACTACCCGGAGACCGCCTCTGAATCCGGCCCCACGGTCCTGACGCCAAGCAGATAG
- the sdhC gene encoding succinate dehydrogenase, cytochrome b556 subunit, which translates to MPTDNRPLSPHLQIYRPQWTSVLSISHRVAGVANSIGSLLVIYWLVSLASGPDAFARAQAVLGSWLGMLILFLFTLGMFYHLCNGIRHLFWDAGKGFDLETAKRSGMAAAGGAVVLTLLLWIVVFATMGGA; encoded by the coding sequence ATGCCAACCGATAATCGACCGCTATCCCCCCATCTCCAGATCTATCGCCCCCAGTGGACGTCGGTGCTCTCCATTTCTCACCGTGTCGCCGGCGTCGCCAACAGTATTGGCTCGCTGCTGGTCATCTACTGGCTGGTCTCGCTCGCCAGCGGTCCGGATGCCTTTGCCCGCGCTCAGGCGGTGCTCGGCTCCTGGCTGGGGATGCTGATTCTGTTCCTGTTCACGCTCGGCATGTTCTACCACTTGTGCAACGGCATCCGGCACCTGTTCTGGGATGCGGGCAAGGGGTTTGACCTGGAGACCGCGAAGCGCTCGGGCATGGCCGCCGCCGGAGGCGCGGTCGTACTGACGCTGCTGCTGTGGATCGTGGTCTTTGCCACGATGGGAGGTGCCTGA
- a CDS encoding folate-binding protein YgfZ — translation MPDHSQVAPTIDWPTLLTAQHARFDADGHLLDFGDASAELHTTLGDGGIMPLPALGVIRVVGDDAAAFLQAQLSQGVTDQEVTESRLAGLCNPKGRLLAIFRVLRLDHDDFLLITHASLLEGLVKRLRMYVLRSRVALQDFTPHAALCGVTGTGGVAVTEATGTLPQGTGTVVHAGDTSVVNLGGEPERFLVIAHARDIHGLWEALTRGSRPVTPSAWELLAIRAGEPAVAAATSERFVPQQVNLELIGGVSFSKGCYPGQEVVARMHYRGTPSRRMFGLTAPEGGDVPLPGDSVLTVDGASAGEVVRAVAGPAGVEALAVLRVAYRDRQDLRLGGQPAGFAQLPYPVPMPESDEDAAEES, via the coding sequence ATGCCCGACCATTCACAAGTGGCCCCGACCATCGACTGGCCCACACTACTCACGGCACAGCATGCACGCTTCGACGCCGACGGCCACCTGCTGGACTTTGGTGATGCCAGTGCCGAACTGCACACGACCCTGGGTGATGGTGGCATCATGCCCCTGCCCGCGCTGGGTGTCATTCGCGTTGTCGGCGACGACGCCGCCGCCTTTCTTCAGGCGCAGCTCAGCCAGGGTGTCACGGACCAGGAAGTAACGGAATCCCGGCTGGCCGGACTATGCAATCCCAAGGGCCGTCTGCTGGCGATTTTCCGGGTGCTGCGTCTGGACCATGACGACTTCCTCCTGATCACCCACGCGAGCCTGCTGGAGGGGCTTGTGAAGCGCCTGCGCATGTATGTGCTGCGCTCCCGGGTTGCGCTGCAGGACTTCACGCCCCACGCCGCCCTGTGCGGTGTCACCGGCACCGGTGGCGTGGCCGTGACCGAGGCCACCGGCACCCTGCCCCAGGGGACGGGCACCGTGGTTCACGCCGGGGATACCAGCGTGGTCAATCTCGGCGGCGAACCGGAACGTTTCCTGGTCATCGCCCACGCCCGGGATATTCACGGCCTGTGGGAGGCCCTGACCCGCGGCTCCCGTCCGGTGACGCCCAGTGCCTGGGAACTGCTGGCAATCCGCGCCGGTGAGCCGGCCGTCGCCGCTGCCACCAGCGAACGCTTCGTGCCACAGCAGGTGAACCTGGAACTCATCGGCGGCGTCAGTTTCAGCAAGGGCTGCTATCCGGGTCAGGAGGTGGTCGCCCGCATGCATTATCGCGGCACCCCCAGTCGGCGCATGTTCGGGCTCACCGCGCCGGAGGGCGGCGACGTCCCTCTGCCCGGTGACAGTGTGCTCACCGTGGATGGCGCCTCCGCCGGTGAGGTGGTCCGTGCCGTCGCCGGGCCTGCCGGCGTCGAGGCTCTGGCCGTGCTCCGTGTCGCCTACCGCGACCGCCAGGATCTGCGCCTGGGCGGTCAGCCCGCCGGCTTCGCGCAGCTGCCTTACCCGGTCCCCATGCCCGAGAGCGACGAGGACGCCGCCGAGGAATCGTAG
- a CDS encoding succinate dehydrogenase iron-sulfur subunit — MAEFKLPVNSRVGEGKTWKAPGEASNVRRFRVYRWQPDEGQNPRLDTFELDMDDCGPMVLDALIKIKNEVDPSLTFRRSCREGICGSCAMNIDGTNTLACTKACDEVDGDIRVYPLPHMPVVKDLVPDLTHFYAQYASIKPWIQTQTPTPPDRERLQSKEDRAELDGLYECILCACCTTSCPSYWWNGDRYLGPAVLLQAYRWIADSRDEATGERLDELEDPFKLYRCHTIMNCAQTCPKGLNPAKAIAEIKKLMVARR; from the coding sequence ATGGCAGAGTTTAAACTCCCAGTAAACTCCCGGGTGGGCGAAGGCAAGACCTGGAAAGCCCCGGGCGAGGCCAGCAACGTGCGTCGCTTCCGCGTCTACCGGTGGCAGCCGGACGAAGGGCAGAACCCACGGCTGGATACCTTCGAGCTGGACATGGACGACTGCGGGCCGATGGTCCTGGACGCCCTGATCAAGATCAAGAACGAGGTGGATCCCAGCCTGACGTTCCGGCGCTCCTGCCGCGAGGGCATCTGCGGCTCCTGCGCCATGAACATCGACGGCACCAACACCCTGGCCTGCACCAAGGCGTGCGATGAAGTGGACGGCGATATCCGCGTCTACCCGCTGCCGCACATGCCGGTGGTCAAGGACCTGGTGCCGGATCTGACCCACTTCTACGCCCAGTACGCCTCCATCAAGCCGTGGATCCAGACCCAGACGCCGACACCGCCGGACCGGGAACGCCTGCAGAGCAAGGAAGACCGTGCCGAGCTGGATGGCCTGTATGAGTGCATCCTGTGCGCCTGTTGCACCACCTCCTGCCCCAGCTACTGGTGGAACGGTGATCGCTACCTGGGGCCGGCGGTTCTGCTGCAGGCCTATCGCTGGATCGCCGATAGCCGGGACGAAGCCACGGGGGAGCGCCTGGACGAGCTGGAAGACCCGTTCAAGCTCTATCGTTGCCACACCATCATGAACTGTGCGCAGACCTGCCCGAAGGGACTGAATCCGGCCAAGGCCATCGCCGAGATCAAGAAACTGATGGTGGCGCGGCGCTGA
- a CDS encoding DUF1674 domain-containing protein produces MTDERRSNQEPSSDTPSPEAPHDNTVKPGDPSTWPAEHGGQRGPEPTRYGDWEKGGRCTDF; encoded by the coding sequence ATGACTGACGAGCGCAGGTCCAATCAAGAGCCGAGCAGCGACACGCCGTCACCGGAAGCCCCCCACGATAACACGGTGAAACCCGGCGACCCGAGCACATGGCCAGCGGAACACGGCGGCCAGCGGGGACCCGAGCCAACCCGTTACGGAGACTGGGAAAAGGGTGGGCGCTGCACTGATTTTTGA
- the rpoE gene encoding RNA polymerase sigma factor RpoE codes for MTNAKVDQQLVERVQAGDKKAFDLLVQKYQYKLVKMISRYVADPSEAQDVAQETFIKAYRALPNFRGESSFYTWIYRIGANTAKNYLVAQGRRPPGSDVDAQDAEQYAGDSLLRETDTPEGLAQREEIERTVFDAIEALPEDLRTAITLRELDGLSYEEIAQAMDCPVGTVRSRIFRAREAIDNRLKPLLDNK; via the coding sequence ATGACCAATGCCAAGGTCGATCAACAGCTCGTCGAGCGTGTGCAGGCCGGCGACAAGAAAGCGTTTGATCTGCTTGTACAGAAGTATCAGTACAAGCTGGTGAAGATGATTTCGCGGTATGTTGCGGACCCGAGCGAAGCCCAGGATGTGGCCCAGGAGACCTTTATCAAGGCCTACCGGGCGCTGCCGAACTTTCGCGGCGAGAGCAGTTTCTACACCTGGATCTACCGCATTGGTGCCAATACTGCCAAGAACTATCTGGTGGCGCAGGGCCGTCGGCCGCCCGGTAGCGACGTGGACGCGCAGGACGCCGAGCAGTATGCCGGTGACAGCCTCTTGCGGGAGACGGATACGCCGGAGGGGCTCGCCCAGCGGGAAGAAATCGAGCGCACCGTGTTCGATGCCATCGAGGCACTGCCCGAGGACCTGCGTACGGCGATCACACTGCGTGAGCTGGACGGATTGAGTTATGAAGAGATCGCACAAGCCATGGATTGCCCGGTGGGCACGGTGCGGTCGCGGATCTTCCGGGCGCGAGAAGCGATTGATAACCGGCTTAAACCGTTACTGGATAACAAATAA
- a CDS encoding sigma-E factor negative regulatory protein: protein MTKPYAEQLSALTDEELPPSEMALLVRQAQRSPEVAAQLGRYAVIREALHRNLPDSVNTGLAERVSAALEEEPAHAGPVPSRQRRWLRPVAGVAVAASVALVAIGLWPEQQTSAPGQSPMETVSVSGAGSQAGQPVRTENIQWDRLDPDIQARLQEYAVTRGEPSEAQLDFLSRPVGVSDRRSDR from the coding sequence ATGACGAAACCCTACGCCGAACAACTGTCGGCGCTGACCGACGAGGAACTTCCGCCCTCCGAGATGGCGTTGCTGGTGAGACAGGCCCAGCGCTCGCCGGAGGTTGCGGCCCAACTCGGGCGCTATGCCGTCATACGTGAGGCGCTCCATCGCAATCTGCCTGACAGCGTCAACACGGGACTTGCCGAGCGCGTTTCCGCGGCCTTGGAGGAGGAGCCTGCCCACGCCGGGCCGGTGCCGAGCCGGCAGCGGCGCTGGCTACGGCCGGTGGCCGGTGTGGCGGTGGCGGCATCGGTGGCACTGGTGGCCATCGGTCTGTGGCCGGAACAGCAAACCTCGGCGCCGGGCCAGTCCCCCATGGAAACAGTCAGCGTCTCCGGTGCAGGTTCCCAGGCGGGCCAGCCGGTGCGCACCGAGAACATCCAGTGGGACAGGCTCGATCCGGATATCCAGGCGCGACTCCAGGAGTATGCCGTCACCCGGGGCGAACCGTCGGAGGCACAGCTGGACTTCCTTTCGCGGCCCGTCGGGGTGAGTGACCGGCGCAGCGATCGCTGA
- a CDS encoding SoxR reducing system RseC family protein, producing the protein MAWQEGVVRVRIRRFAGCGRCQLRHGCGAGILERALPGRSLELTLPAELPLHPGKQVTIGLREPSMLSAAALVYLVPMLILMIGALALAPFGEAASIAGGVLGLAGGVLAVRAWVRRTGRGIDCEPVLLNNNGNADGQ; encoded by the coding sequence GTGGCATGGCAGGAGGGCGTGGTCCGCGTGCGCATTCGGCGCTTTGCCGGATGTGGCCGGTGCCAGCTACGTCACGGCTGTGGTGCGGGCATCCTGGAGCGGGCGCTGCCGGGGCGTTCGCTGGAACTGACCCTGCCTGCCGAGCTCCCGCTCCATCCCGGAAAGCAGGTCACCATCGGACTGCGCGAGCCCTCCATGCTGAGTGCGGCGGCCCTGGTTTATCTCGTGCCCATGCTGATACTGATGATCGGCGCCCTGGCGCTGGCGCCCTTCGGCGAGGCGGCGAGCATCGCCGGTGGGGTGCTGGGCCTGGCCGGCGGCGTCCTGGCCGTGCGAGCCTGGGTTCGGCGAACTGGACGTGGAATCGATTGTGAGCCAGTGTTGCTGAACAACAACGGGAACGCCGACGGCCAATGA
- a CDS encoding succinate dehydrogenase assembly factor 2 yields the protein MSDMSRLRWRCRRGMRELDLLLEHFLAGGYGALDDAGRKRFEELLGEQDDILFGWFYQGEMPADAEMARLVEQIRNDFGLSR from the coding sequence ATGAGCGATATGTCCCGACTGCGCTGGCGCTGCCGGCGAGGCATGCGCGAGCTGGACCTGCTGCTGGAGCATTTCCTTGCCGGCGGTTACGGGGCGCTGGATGACGCCGGGCGGAAGCGCTTCGAGGAGCTGCTCGGAGAACAGGACGATATCCTGTTTGGCTGGTTTTACCAGGGAGAGATGCCGGCGGATGCAGAGATGGCACGGCTCGTGGAGCAGATCCGCAACGATTTCGGGCTTTCGCGTTAA
- the lysS gene encoding lysine--tRNA ligase, whose protein sequence is MSKDTPETDENKLIAQRREKLQTWRETGAAFPNDFRRDAFAADLHAAHADQDTETLENEGVRVRVAGRMMAKRVMGKASFTQIQDMTGRIQLYVRRDDLPEGHYQDFKKWDVGDIVGAEGTLFRTRAGELTVNVDRIALLTKSLRPLPEKYHGLTDQEARYRQRYLDMIMNPEVQQVFQLRSRTIQFIRDYLNARRFLEVETPMMQQIPGGAAARPFVTHHNALDMPLYLRIAPELYLKRLVVGGFEQVYEINRNFRNEGVSTRHNPEFTMLEFYQAYANHHDLMDLTEELLRSLAVELKGAPELEWQGEAVDLGQPFLRIALRDAIVEHNAGVNPAELNDPAMARAVADRLGVSVDEDAGLGKIQLAIFEETVEDKLRAPTFVIDYPKEVSPLARPRDDDPFVTERFELFICGREMANGFSELNDAEDQAERFQAQAAEKDAGDLEAMHYDADFIRALEYGLPPTAGEGIGIDRLVMLLADQASIRDVLLFPAMRPEA, encoded by the coding sequence GTGAGCAAGGACACCCCCGAAACCGACGAGAACAAGCTCATCGCCCAGCGCCGGGAGAAGCTCCAGACCTGGCGCGAGACCGGCGCGGCGTTTCCCAACGATTTCCGGCGCGATGCCTTTGCCGCCGATCTGCACGCGGCTCACGCCGATCAGGACACGGAAACCCTTGAGAACGAGGGTGTCCGGGTGCGAGTGGCCGGCCGCATGATGGCCAAGCGGGTCATGGGCAAGGCGAGTTTCACCCAGATCCAGGACATGACCGGCCGCATCCAGCTCTACGTCCGCCGTGACGATCTGCCGGAGGGCCATTACCAGGATTTCAAGAAGTGGGACGTGGGCGACATTGTCGGGGCCGAGGGGACACTGTTCCGCACCCGCGCCGGTGAGCTGACGGTGAATGTCGACCGCATCGCGCTGCTCACCAAGTCGTTGCGCCCGCTGCCGGAGAAGTATCACGGTCTCACGGATCAGGAAGCGCGCTACCGGCAGCGCTACCTGGACATGATCATGAACCCGGAGGTGCAGCAGGTCTTCCAGTTGCGCAGCCGCACCATTCAATTCATCCGCGATTACCTCAATGCCCGGCGCTTCCTGGAAGTCGAAACGCCCATGATGCAGCAGATTCCTGGCGGGGCAGCCGCGCGGCCGTTCGTGACCCATCACAATGCACTGGACATGCCGCTGTACCTGCGCATCGCCCCGGAGCTTTATCTCAAGCGCCTGGTGGTGGGCGGCTTCGAACAGGTCTACGAGATCAACCGCAACTTCCGCAACGAAGGGGTGTCCACGCGGCACAATCCCGAGTTCACCATGCTGGAGTTCTACCAGGCCTACGCCAACCACCACGACCTGATGGACCTCACCGAGGAGCTGCTGCGCTCCCTGGCGGTGGAACTCAAGGGAGCGCCGGAGCTGGAATGGCAGGGGGAGGCCGTGGATCTCGGTCAGCCGTTCCTGCGCATCGCCCTGCGCGACGCCATCGTCGAACACAATGCCGGGGTGAACCCCGCAGAGCTGAACGACCCGGCCATGGCCCGGGCGGTGGCCGATCGGCTGGGGGTGTCGGTGGACGAGGATGCCGGCCTGGGCAAGATCCAGCTGGCGATTTTCGAGGAAACGGTCGAGGACAAGCTGCGGGCGCCGACGTTCGTCATCGACTACCCCAAGGAGGTATCACCGCTGGCACGACCCCGCGACGACGATCCCTTCGTCACCGAGCGGTTCGAGTTGTTCATCTGCGGCCGCGAGATGGCCAACGGTTTCTCGGAGCTCAACGATGCCGAAGACCAGGCCGAGCGTTTCCAGGCACAGGCGGCAGAGAAGGATGCCGGCGACCTGGAGGCCATGCACTACGATGCTGACTTCATCCGCGCCCTGGAATACGGCCTGCCCCCCACGGCGGGCGAGGGCATCGGCATCGACCGTCTCGTGATGCTGCTGGCCGACCAGGCCTCGATCCGCGACGTGCTGCTGTTCCCGGCCATGCGCCCGGAGGCGTGA